A window of Sediminispirochaeta bajacaliforniensis DSM 16054 contains these coding sequences:
- a CDS encoding RNA polymerase sigma factor, protein MGHRLEQVFRDQYSEMLHFIIRRIDDAAEAEDMLQEIFSRATEHMNVLDPIENLVAWLWCSVKNRVIDYYRARALRRKRETELIVDDGTDGFDLLADLKLPGGEHAYLRRIIADTLYESLDELPESQREVFILQAIEGRTFAEIAELTGESINTLTARKRYAVKFLRQRLKEIKELLHEEM, encoded by the coding sequence ATGGGACACCGGCTTGAGCAGGTTTTTCGGGATCAGTACAGCGAAATGCTCCACTTCATTATTCGGCGTATCGATGATGCTGCAGAGGCGGAAGATATGCTTCAGGAAATTTTTTCCCGGGCGACGGAGCATATGAATGTTCTCGATCCCATCGAAAACCTGGTAGCTTGGCTATGGTGTTCCGTAAAAAATCGCGTGATCGACTACTATCGTGCCCGTGCTCTTCGTCGGAAGCGAGAGACAGAGCTTATCGTCGACGACGGCACCGACGGCTTTGACCTGCTGGCCGATCTAAAACTGCCGGGGGGTGAGCATGCGTACCTACGGAGGATTATTGCGGACACCCTTTATGAGAGTCTTGATGAACTGCCCGAGTCCCAACGAGAGGTTTTCATATTACAGGCGATAGAGGGACGCACCTTTGCAGAAATTGCCGAGCTTACCGGGGAGTCGATCAATACCCTTACCGCCCGTAAACGTTACGCCGTGAAGTTTTTACGACAAAGACTAAAGGAAATCAAGGAGCTCTTACATGAGGAAATGTGA
- a CDS encoding class I SAM-dependent methyltransferase, which translates to MILNKLFLQGLNLKAEKEVTEILSCLSLREGSIVADIGSGGGFFAVEFARKIGDTGKVYAVDISGKNLRFLMDYARDKGMESRIIAVLGEENSCLLPAASQDLIFSHNSFHHIARPELYFQSASRAMKSEGRLVVIDRNKEAKGGRHWGHSSSPEDICSAMEAAGLSFESSQEVLKGKSFQIFRKSV; encoded by the coding sequence ATGATCCTCAATAAGCTTTTCCTGCAGGGTTTGAACCTGAAGGCAGAAAAGGAGGTAACTGAAATTCTCAGCTGCCTCTCCCTTCGGGAAGGATCGATAGTGGCGGACATAGGTTCGGGCGGTGGCTTTTTTGCCGTCGAGTTCGCCAGAAAAATCGGCGACACCGGTAAGGTCTACGCAGTCGACATCAGCGGAAAAAATCTCCGCTTTTTGATGGACTATGCACGGGACAAAGGGATGGAATCCCGAATCATCGCGGTTCTCGGAGAAGAAAATAGCTGTCTCCTTCCGGCGGCATCCCAGGATTTGATCTTTTCGCACAATAGCTTTCATCACATTGCCAGACCTGAGCTTTATTTTCAATCTGCCAGCCGGGCCATGAAATCAGAAGGTCGCCTTGTGGTGATCGACCGGAATAAGGAGGCAAAGGGAGGACGACACTGGGGCCACTCATCATCACCGGAGGATATATGCAGTGCCATGGAAGCGGCAGGACTCTCTTTTGAAAGTTCGCAGGAAGTCCTCAAGGGAAAGTCATTCCAAATTTTCCGAAAGTCGGTTTGA
- a CDS encoding PfkB family carbohydrate kinase gives MKVAAFGFSTIDVYEDLGLHYATGNGIDCIIQLARRGIATSAVTVVGDDEYGREMIGTLNSFSINTDHVQIRSGSTSIFKMGLKNGNDRVHLENIPGVMADYTPTREDILFVKKHEYVHMDLTGHVLYLMPELKASGCKIIMDYSVQKNEQTLTATLPFVDYAFFSYGKKDSFVRDFLIYTKGLGPRSIIATFGPEGSMAYDGNSFYSHGIMDVPVINTVGAGDAFIAGFMYGVMQNNGIESCMHSGTKFSAEVIQKFNPY, from the coding sequence ATGAAAGTTGCAGCCTTCGGCTTTTCTACAATCGACGTATATGAAGATTTGGGGCTTCACTACGCTACAGGAAACGGTATCGACTGTATAATTCAGCTTGCCCGGAGGGGGATCGCAACTTCTGCCGTTACCGTTGTCGGTGATGATGAATACGGCAGGGAAATGATCGGTACGCTGAACTCTTTTTCTATCAATACCGATCATGTACAGATTCGTTCGGGGTCGACTTCCATTTTTAAAATGGGCTTGAAGAACGGAAATGATCGAGTCCATTTGGAAAATATTCCCGGTGTTATGGCTGACTACACTCCGACGCGAGAAGACATTCTGTTTGTAAAAAAACATGAATATGTGCATATGGATCTTACCGGTCATGTGCTGTATCTAATGCCTGAGCTTAAGGCATCCGGTTGTAAGATCATCATGGACTATTCGGTTCAGAAAAATGAACAAACCCTTACCGCGACCCTGCCATTTGTAGATTATGCCTTTTTTTCGTATGGGAAAAAGGATTCGTTCGTACGTGATTTTTTGATATACACGAAAGGCTTAGGACCCCGAAGCATTATCGCTACCTTTGGCCCGGAAGGTAGCATGGCGTATGATGGAAACTCCTTTTATTCCCACGGTATTATGGATGTGCCTGTGATAAATACCGTGGGAGCGGGTGATGCCTTTATTGCCGGATTCATGTATGGGGTAATGCAGAACAACGGTATCGAATCTTGTATGCATAGTGGTACGAAATTTTCTGCGGAGGTTATCCAGAAGTTTAACCCATACTAA
- a CDS encoding secondary thiamine-phosphate synthase enzyme YjbQ: MVKITEVEYLTDKEFQLIPVTDKVRDFVRDTGIQNGVVFVITSHTTSGIMVNERLDCLAIDIEETLERLIPTEHSYAHSHFLPSYGATGGNAPGHLKSMLCGNHAVLPIKDGVIQCGFAQDIYFAEFDGPQKRRLFIQVQGE, from the coding sequence ATGGTAAAAATAACAGAAGTAGAATACTTAACGGATAAAGAGTTTCAGCTTATCCCTGTTACAGATAAAGTTCGTGATTTTGTCAGAGATACCGGTATACAAAACGGCGTTGTTTTTGTCATTACTTCACATACTACCTCAGGTATCATGGTCAATGAGCGACTTGACTGCCTGGCTATCGATATCGAGGAGACTTTGGAGCGTTTGATACCAACCGAACATTCCTATGCGCACTCTCATTTTCTGCCTAGTTACGGTGCCACCGGGGGGAATGCACCGGGGCATCTAAAATCAATGTTGTGCGGTAATCATGCTGTTCTGCCCATTAAAGATGGCGTTATCCAGTGTGGATTTGCGCAGGATATCTATTTTGCCGAATTCGACGGTCCGCAGAAGCGGAGGCTTTTCATTCAAGTCCAGGGAGAATAG
- a CDS encoding amidohydrolase family protein — protein MVIDIHVHPGFYENVCENKDDVDFRKKAMGWDLMSPFPVELTRKQMQFAGVDRLVLLPLDLTTQMGGCVITNEEIRGLVDSAPDLFYGFASVDPFRKNAVEIVEKAFEELHLMGLKLHPSKQGFYPQDPIMDDIYQKCLYYNKPILFHAGMSWEPKTPMKYSHPLYFEELAIKYPDLRFCLAHFGWPWIYETVAIVLKYPNVYTDTALLYMDSPEDFFDHLMRHHMGPLWIENNISRKVLFGSNNPRFRTARIKRGIESLNWRPETLKDILGENAMTFLGIEG, from the coding sequence ATGGTTATTGATATTCATGTACATCCAGGTTTTTACGAAAACGTATGTGAGAATAAGGATGACGTTGATTTTCGGAAGAAAGCAATGGGGTGGGATCTCATGTCACCTTTTCCTGTTGAACTAACGAGAAAACAGATGCAATTTGCCGGTGTCGATAGACTTGTTTTGCTGCCGCTGGATTTGACGACGCAAATGGGGGGCTGTGTTATTACAAATGAGGAGATCAGAGGCTTGGTCGATAGTGCTCCCGACCTTTTTTACGGTTTTGCAAGTGTTGATCCTTTCCGGAAAAATGCCGTCGAAATCGTTGAAAAGGCTTTTGAGGAACTACACCTCATGGGGCTGAAATTACATCCATCCAAGCAGGGATTCTATCCGCAGGATCCGATCATGGATGATATCTATCAAAAATGTTTGTACTACAATAAGCCGATTTTATTTCATGCCGGTATGTCGTGGGAACCCAAGACTCCCATGAAATATTCTCATCCCTTGTATTTCGAAGAGCTTGCCATCAAATATCCGGATCTGCGTTTCTGCCTTGCCCATTTTGGCTGGCCCTGGATATATGAAACGGTCGCAATCGTTTTGAAATATCCAAATGTGTATACCGATACGGCGTTGTTGTATATGGATTCCCCTGAAGACTTTTTTGACCATCTCATGCGGCATCATATGGGACCACTTTGGATAGAAAATAATATAAGTCGCAAGGTTCTCTTTGGTTCGAATAATCCCCGATTCCGAACTGCCAGGATAAAGCGTGGAATAGAATCGCTTAATTGGCGTCCGGAAACCTTAAAGGACATATTGGGTGAAAATGCAATGACATTTTTAGGAATAGAAGGGTAG
- a CDS encoding carbohydrate ABC transporter permease, which produces MVISATLAILAAYGLARFRIKGKRIIIFLFLISQMLPQISTLVPNFIIFKKIGIYNTLFAPILATCTLGIPFCILMMRTYFLSIPKEIDEAARIDGCSSIQSFLRVILPMSSSGVVVSFVFSFLFGYSDMIYSLTYVTDSTKWPVTTGIYNTVGRYGIEWCRSMAFGCMVVLPVLFVFIFMQKYIVQGLTAGAVKG; this is translated from the coding sequence ATGGTTATTTCTGCAACACTAGCTATCTTGGCGGCCTACGGCCTTGCTCGATTTCGTATCAAGGGGAAACGGATTATTATCTTTCTTTTTCTTATCTCTCAGATGTTACCACAAATCTCAACCTTGGTCCCCAATTTTATCATCTTTAAAAAAATTGGAATTTATAACACGCTTTTTGCTCCTATCCTGGCAACCTGTACCCTCGGTATCCCCTTCTGCATTCTCATGATGCGAACATACTTTTTAAGCATACCGAAAGAGATTGATGAAGCAGCAAGGATAGACGGATGTAGTTCGATACAATCCTTTTTGCGGGTTATTCTGCCAATGAGTTCATCGGGTGTTGTCGTTTCTTTCGTTTTTTCTTTTCTCTTTGGCTACAGCGATATGATCTATAGTTTGACCTATGTAACCGATTCAACAAAGTGGCCGGTTACCACGGGAATTTATAATACCGTAGGACGGTATGGGATTGAATGGTGCCGGTCGATGGCCTTTGGCTGTATGGTTGTCCTCCCTGTTCTTTTTGTTTTCATCTTTATGCAAAAATATATTGTACAGGGATTAACAGCCGGAGCCGTCAAAGGATAA
- a CDS encoding carbohydrate ABC transporter permease, which yields MSFQKVDVFTLMDDVKDFVFLDNYKEVCTSDSLYNSVKLTLIYTFFCIVFQFTIGFLLALLFKQETASYRFMRALLLIPYIIPPTVTAIVFKFFFSVKGGILNEILLMTGAVDSRIEWLLAPKIAMASVIIANIWSGIPFNMILLSTGLTNIPDELYESADIDGANTIQKLVHITIPCLESSIKAVLVLGVVYTFRCFELIYVMTAGGPVNGTEIMTIYSYKTSFVKYNFAQGAVISNILFVILFFIGLIYIQMINKEEEVM from the coding sequence TTGAGTTTTCAAAAGGTTGATGTCTTTACCCTCATGGATGATGTAAAGGATTTTGTTTTTCTGGATAACTATAAAGAAGTGTGTACATCGGATTCTTTGTATAATTCGGTAAAGCTGACATTGATATATACCTTCTTTTGTATCGTTTTCCAATTTACGATTGGCTTTTTACTTGCACTTCTTTTTAAGCAAGAGACAGCGTCATATAGATTTATGCGAGCGCTTCTTTTAATTCCATATATTATTCCGCCAACGGTTACGGCAATTGTCTTTAAATTCTTTTTCAGCGTGAAAGGCGGCATTTTGAATGAGATTCTTTTGATGACCGGTGCCGTAGATTCTCGTATCGAGTGGTTACTTGCTCCAAAGATTGCTATGGCCTCGGTAATCATCGCCAATATCTGGAGCGGAATTCCTTTTAATATGATTTTACTTTCTACCGGTTTAACGAATATTCCGGATGAACTCTACGAAAGTGCGGACATCGATGGTGCAAATACTATTCAGAAACTGGTCCATATAACAATTCCATGCCTGGAAAGTTCAATTAAAGCTGTCTTGGTTCTTGGGGTCGTTTATACGTTCAGGTGTTTTGAATTGATCTATGTCATGACTGCCGGAGGACCAGTGAATGGAACCGAAATCATGACAATTTATTCGTATAAAACCTCTTTCGTCAAATACAACTTCGCTCAAGGTGCCGTGATCTCCAATATCCTTTTTGTCATCTTATTTTTTATCGGGCTGATATATATACAAATGATTAATAAAGAAGAAGAGGTTATGTAA
- a CDS encoding ABC transporter substrate-binding protein, translating to MKRALGIVVLIMVCTCFIFSQGETETEGTGKAELTLWHYFSTENIQVRFQEYVDMYNAQSKGSHITVTILPFADFKTQLSVGAAASTLPDIVILDNCDTVSYAAMGMFEDITDYVSDWESTKNIFPEIMATCTYKNRLYALPCESNNLEIIYNDDMLRAAGVTPPTSFDELFEAAKRLTTEDHYGFAISGIESEESTYQFLPFFWSAGGQTMKLNSDAGVRSLGLFTRMVEAGYMPKECISWSQSELSSQFVAGNIAMEVMGPWQIQNYQNKGISFGICKIPADKYQRSVYGGENMAIVKGKNAGEAAKFLEWFLDYDRNSEWNLYTDEFVASKSTLSDPSYINNEYWIPFVEMIPNTRARDVTTVWPEISSAYQLAIQGALSGQMTVEEALKAGQKLIDKALNN from the coding sequence ATGAAAAGGGCACTGGGAATAGTAGTTCTTATAATGGTATGTACTTGTTTTATTTTCTCACAGGGAGAGACGGAAACCGAGGGGACGGGAAAGGCCGAACTGACATTGTGGCATTATTTCAGTACCGAGAATATCCAGGTGCGATTCCAGGAATATGTTGATATGTATAATGCACAATCGAAAGGATCGCATATAACGGTGACCATCTTACCTTTTGCCGATTTCAAAACTCAATTGTCGGTCGGAGCAGCGGCAAGTACTTTACCGGATATTGTCATACTTGATAACTGCGATACCGTCTCTTATGCCGCAATGGGTATGTTTGAGGATATTACCGATTATGTTTCCGACTGGGAAAGTACGAAAAATATTTTCCCTGAAATAATGGCTACCTGTACCTACAAAAATCGTCTGTATGCTCTTCCATGCGAATCGAATAATCTGGAAATTATCTACAACGACGATATGCTAAGGGCTGCTGGTGTTACTCCACCTACATCGTTTGACGAGTTGTTCGAGGCCGCAAAAAGGCTGACAACGGAGGATCATTACGGATTTGCGATTTCAGGAATTGAGAGTGAGGAGTCTACATATCAGTTCCTGCCTTTCTTTTGGTCTGCCGGCGGACAGACGATGAAACTTAACAGTGACGCCGGTGTCAGGTCTTTGGGATTGTTTACGCGCATGGTGGAAGCAGGCTACATGCCAAAGGAGTGTATCAGCTGGAGTCAGAGTGAGCTTTCCAGCCAGTTTGTTGCGGGTAACATTGCAATGGAAGTAATGGGACCTTGGCAGATTCAAAATTATCAGAATAAAGGGATCTCCTTCGGTATCTGTAAGATTCCGGCAGACAAATATCAAAGATCGGTATATGGCGGGGAAAACATGGCTATCGTCAAGGGAAAGAATGCTGGTGAAGCCGCAAAATTCCTTGAATGGTTTTTAGACTATGACAGAAATAGCGAGTGGAATCTTTATACGGATGAATTTGTTGCAAGCAAGTCTACTCTTAGCGATCCGAGCTACATCAATAATGAGTATTGGATACCCTTTGTTGAAATGATTCCCAATACTCGGGCACGGGATGTAACGACTGTTTGGCCTGAGATTTCCTCTGCATATCAATTGGCGATTCAGGGTGCCTTATCTGGACAGATGACGGTGGAAGAAGCCTTGAAAGCCGGCCAAAAACTCATTGATAAAGCTTTGAATAACTGA
- a CDS encoding GNAT family N-acetyltransferase, which yields MKHFSSCKANRYLSYISDNNLPFPQHQISTSFTDGMYGDAYVHLLNSAITVGDFVELIGSFDEEIYKKIIEPKEVHLMAPPATWKKALEKRFSGKISEYTRVSFHPMVATFAAKAATAFKKEKKLSIEGYPVEIKPIEKKLLPVLLEEEWSSDVVANTMVNNKKDFQGFGFVAGIGTKIIGGIGCYTLYRNGIEIEIDTQAEYRRRGIATLLSLRMLEECGRRNLACHWDAMNIASASLAKKLGFIEKSQYSCTMLSRS from the coding sequence ATGAAACATTTTTCATCATGCAAAGCCAATAGATATCTCTCCTACATCTCCGATAACAATCTACCATTTCCGCAACATCAGATCTCAACATCATTTACCGATGGAATGTACGGAGATGCATATGTACATCTCCTCAACTCTGCAATAACCGTAGGAGATTTTGTCGAACTTATTGGATCCTTCGATGAAGAAATTTATAAGAAGATCATCGAACCAAAGGAAGTGCATCTCATGGCTCCCCCTGCAACATGGAAAAAAGCTTTAGAGAAACGTTTTTCCGGGAAAATTTCTGAATACACAAGGGTGTCCTTTCATCCAATGGTTGCAACTTTTGCAGCAAAAGCAGCAACGGCTTTCAAAAAAGAGAAGAAACTATCAATAGAGGGGTATCCGGTAGAAATAAAACCGATCGAAAAAAAGTTACTTCCAGTCCTGCTCGAAGAGGAATGGTCATCCGATGTGGTTGCAAATACCATGGTGAACAATAAAAAAGATTTTCAGGGCTTTGGATTTGTGGCAGGTATCGGAACCAAGATCATAGGCGGGATTGGTTGCTATACGCTTTACCGTAATGGCATAGAAATTGAGATTGACACCCAGGCCGAATATCGACGTCGGGGTATCGCAACGCTACTATCACTACGAATGCTGGAAGAATGCGGAAGACGAAACCTTGCATGTCACTGGGATGCAATGAATATAGCTTCAGCTTCACTTGCCAAGAAACTAGGCTTCATTGAAAAGAGTCAATACAGTTGCACCATGCTATCGAGAAGCTAA
- a CDS encoding phage tail sheath family protein, whose product MSGSMKTPGAYIVENNDFPNSVVEVATAVPAFIGYTEKAVKDNRSLLSMPTRISSLQDFTAYFGGAPDYQFELTETAVEKDVATAGVAGTVSAGKKKYAIMPKSTDYCLFRSLLFFFANGGNTCYIVSVGTYKDEINAESLKNGIGPLLKEEEPTMVLIPEAIQLPSKEACYSLQQQILEHCGGKMKNRIAILDVYEGYKDFRAAEGDCVKNFREGIGNTYLDFAAAYYPWLNTELISGNELSFKQISNRDVLAACIKEEMGVADAAKIDEKGKKILELLDELSSKSFTADEEALIHKTLVPASPVYNNILEKIRDYLNRMAPSAAIAGIYAMVDSSRGVWKAPANVSIASVVSSTIDISQDEQEYLNVPSDGKAVNAIRSFTGEGVLVWGARTLDGNSHDWRYINVRRTAIMLEESISLASKAYVFESNTASTWDSIKRMISNFLEGIWKRGGLAGATEEDAFSVHVGLGETMAAKDILENILRITVMVALVRPKEFIEITLQQHMEKS is encoded by the coding sequence ATGAGCGGTTCAATGAAAACACCGGGTGCCTATATCGTAGAAAACAATGACTTTCCGAATTCTGTCGTGGAGGTTGCCACAGCCGTACCGGCTTTTATCGGGTATACCGAAAAGGCCGTGAAGGACAATCGTTCTCTATTGAGCATGCCGACGAGGATTTCGTCGCTACAAGATTTTACGGCATATTTCGGCGGCGCTCCCGATTATCAGTTTGAACTGACGGAGACGGCGGTGGAAAAAGATGTCGCTACGGCCGGGGTGGCAGGAACGGTTTCGGCCGGAAAGAAGAAGTACGCCATTATGCCGAAGTCGACGGACTATTGTCTGTTCCGAAGCCTGCTGTTCTTTTTTGCGAATGGTGGGAATACCTGCTATATCGTTTCCGTAGGTACCTATAAAGACGAAATTAATGCAGAGTCATTGAAGAATGGTATTGGTCCCCTTCTCAAAGAAGAGGAACCTACCATGGTTCTCATCCCTGAAGCAATACAATTACCGTCAAAAGAGGCCTGTTACTCCCTGCAGCAGCAGATTCTTGAGCATTGCGGCGGCAAAATGAAAAACCGCATTGCCATACTGGATGTTTATGAGGGTTACAAAGACTTTCGGGCCGCGGAAGGCGATTGCGTAAAGAATTTCCGTGAAGGCATTGGCAACACCTATCTGGATTTTGCTGCGGCCTATTATCCCTGGCTGAATACCGAACTTATATCCGGTAACGAGCTTAGTTTTAAACAGATTTCCAACCGTGATGTTCTGGCGGCATGCATTAAGGAAGAAATGGGAGTCGCTGATGCTGCAAAAATCGATGAAAAGGGGAAAAAAATTCTGGAGCTTCTGGATGAACTTTCTTCAAAAAGTTTCACCGCCGACGAAGAAGCATTGATACACAAAACCCTGGTTCCGGCCAGTCCTGTTTATAACAATATTTTAGAGAAAATCAGAGATTATCTGAACAGAATGGCTCCCTCCGCGGCGATAGCCGGAATTTACGCTATGGTCGACTCTTCGCGGGGTGTCTGGAAGGCCCCTGCCAATGTGAGCATCGCTTCCGTGGTTTCTTCAACTATCGATATTTCCCAGGACGAACAGGAATATCTGAATGTTCCTTCCGACGGCAAAGCGGTAAATGCCATTCGTTCTTTTACCGGAGAAGGTGTTTTGGTCTGGGGAGCCCGTACTCTGGACGGCAACAGTCATGATTGGCGTTATATAAACGTTCGCCGAACGGCGATTATGCTGGAAGAGTCCATCAGCCTGGCTTCGAAAGCCTATGTTTTTGAAAGTAATACAGCGTCTACCTGGGATTCGATAAAACGTATGATTTCAAATTTCCTTGAAGGTATCTGGAAACGGGGAGGATTAGCCGGAGCTACTGAGGAAGATGCTTTCAGTGTCCATGTCGGATTGGGAGAAACCATGGCTGCCAAGGATATATTGGAAAATATCTTACGTATTACAGTTATGGTGGCGTTAGTCCGTCCGAAAGAATTTATTGAAATTACCCTCCAGCAGCACATGGAGAAATCTTAG
- a CDS encoding FAD-binding protein: protein MKCKHLFAGLLAALILLGCQPSKSKLSDGSYSSVEKGFGGDIAVTLNIDKGKIANITIKGDDETPAVGQAALEPLKEAILESQSADVDVVSGASHTSEAVKAAVQDCLAQASGAQAIDLEDVKMADGSYTASAWGFSTNNKVNLSVEIADNRMKTIHLLENFETGPILQSAIDLLIPRMIEHQSVKIDSITGATASCSAIKAATEACLKQAITAAGGDKNLVAAFYSTPALKDQEETIDTDLLVIGMGGSGCATAVRAAEALYAAAENDPSKVHILAIDKAGKFGGTSSVTSSPMSVNPPSFVKKNGGRNYVDPAVLKADWMNYTEGDAKEWAIDYMMDQSGNAIDWLIGNGFVFGAPAQGLSAPYKLCVNYADSFGNNKDEIDGYFHGFVDHFTALGGKYMLETEATELLTNDAGSVIGVKAHNADGTRYIIHAKKVVLATGGFAGNSDMMNKYLSDKYYPLTGGHWNVYGMLQNDGKMLQQAIDDGAATYNIGIPPVSHIGGAKAVMHEYEIKTVDGVDFLTGAPATRSLNDIPMMMAVAPNAMAVNREGKRFVDETMLNSYGNWRSGPYFYTIWSNNMIDEIKEKGLRFDTVGIFVNQGGWPALSPIDNIYEVLDKAVEHKIALKGNSLENLAKEIHVDQAVLAKTVHQYNEYCDTKKNPADGVEKSQKVLDLSGTPISSDQDTFEKVEGEGPYYAVIGAPWVYSTTGGLDVNKHFQVLDREGSVIDGLYAVGTDCMGVLFTEKKEYVTYGGADQGWAFTSGYLAGSYIADELK from the coding sequence ATGAAATGTAAGCATCTTTTTGCTGGTCTTCTTGCTGCACTTATTTTGCTTGGCTGCCAGCCTTCCAAAAGTAAACTAAGCGACGGGAGCTATAGTTCGGTAGAGAAGGGCTTCGGTGGAGATATCGCCGTTACTCTGAACATTGATAAAGGCAAGATTGCAAATATCACCATAAAAGGGGATGATGAGACACCGGCCGTGGGCCAGGCTGCTTTAGAGCCTCTCAAGGAGGCCATCCTCGAAAGTCAGTCGGCCGATGTGGATGTTGTATCTGGGGCCTCTCATACATCCGAGGCGGTCAAGGCCGCGGTGCAGGACTGTTTGGCTCAGGCTTCTGGTGCCCAGGCGATAGACCTCGAAGATGTCAAGATGGCGGATGGGAGCTATACAGCATCGGCATGGGGATTTTCTACCAATAATAAAGTCAATCTTTCGGTGGAAATTGCGGATAACAGGATGAAGACCATACACCTTCTCGAAAATTTCGAGACCGGCCCGATCCTTCAGAGTGCAATAGATCTTCTGATTCCCCGCATGATAGAACACCAATCCGTTAAGATCGACAGCATAACCGGTGCTACCGCTTCCTGTAGCGCAATCAAGGCTGCCACGGAGGCGTGCCTGAAACAGGCCATTACGGCCGCCGGTGGAGATAAAAATCTGGTAGCGGCCTTCTATTCGACTCCGGCCCTGAAGGATCAGGAAGAGACGATCGATACCGATCTTCTGGTTATTGGAATGGGAGGATCCGGATGCGCCACGGCGGTACGGGCGGCAGAAGCATTATACGCGGCCGCCGAGAATGATCCTTCCAAGGTGCACATCCTTGCCATTGATAAGGCCGGAAAATTCGGTGGGACCAGCTCCGTTACCTCATCTCCGATGTCGGTTAATCCCCCCTCTTTTGTAAAAAAGAATGGCGGTAGGAACTATGTGGACCCAGCCGTTTTAAAAGCCGACTGGATGAACTATACCGAGGGCGATGCAAAGGAATGGGCAATCGATTACATGATGGATCAGTCGGGCAATGCGATCGACTGGCTGATCGGAAACGGTTTTGTATTCGGAGCACCTGCACAGGGCCTCTCCGCTCCTTACAAGCTGTGCGTGAACTATGCCGATTCCTTCGGAAACAATAAGGACGAGATAGACGGCTACTTTCATGGCTTTGTCGACCATTTTACCGCATTGGGCGGAAAATATATGCTTGAAACGGAGGCTACGGAGCTTCTCACCAATGATGCCGGATCCGTGATTGGGGTCAAGGCACACAATGCTGACGGAACAAGGTATATAATCCATGCCAAAAAGGTGGTGCTTGCAACCGGGGGATTCGCCGGCAATTCGGATATGATGAACAAGTATCTCTCCGACAAGTACTATCCGCTTACCGGCGGGCATTGGAATGTCTACGGCATGCTTCAGAATGATGGAAAGATGTTGCAGCAGGCCATCGATGACGGCGCCGCCACCTATAATATCGGTATACCCCCGGTAAGCCATATTGGTGGGGCAAAGGCGGTTATGCATGAATACGAGATCAAAACCGTCGATGGTGTAGATTTTCTGACAGGAGCTCCAGCTACCCGGTCTTTGAATGATATTCCCATGATGATGGCTGTGGCTCCCAATGCCATGGCTGTCAACAGAGAGGGGAAGCGATTCGTCGACGAAACGATGCTTAATTCGTATGGAAACTGGCGGTCCGGTCCCTATTTCTATACGATCTGGTCCAACAACATGATCGACGAGATCAAAGAAAAGGGCCTGCGATTCGATACCGTGGGTATTTTTGTCAACCAGGGGGGCTGGCCGGCCCTGAGTCCCATCGACAACATCTATGAGGTTCTGGATAAGGCCGTCGAGCATAAGATTGCCCTGAAAGGTAATAGCCTTGAAAACCTCGCGAAGGAGATACATGTCGATCAGGCCGTTCTCGCCAAGACCGTACACCAGTACAACGAATACTGTGATACAAAGAAGAATCCCGCCGACGGCGTGGAAAAGAGTCAAAAGGTTCTTGATCTTTCCGGAACGCCGATTTCAAGTGATCAGGATACCTTTGAGAAGGTGGAAGGAGAGGGACCCTATTATGCAGTTATTGGAGCTCCATGGGTCTATTCCACCACCGGCGGACTGGATGTAAATAAGCACTTCCAAGTTCTCGACAGAGAGGGCTCTGTCATCGATGGACTCTATGCGGTGGGTACCGACTGTATGGGCGTCCTTTTCACGGAAAAAAAGGAATACGTCACCTACGGAGGTGCCGACCAGGGATGGGCCTTCACCTCCGGCTATCTTGCCGGTTCATATATAGCCGATGAGCTGAAATAA